From Salvelinus sp. IW2-2015 linkage group LG2, ASM291031v2, whole genome shotgun sequence, one genomic window encodes:
- the LOC111972451 gene encoding potassium voltage-gated channel subfamily E member 2-like — MLPNWSNMTLHLEDSLTHALGRYLDNWSRNSSKAEQALDNTLAEENFRNVVWYLTLNIGMFAFIVVAILASTVKLKWREHSDDPCHKYIEEDWTAQLQQQSGVINNPTAN; from the coding sequence ATGCTGCCTAATTGGTCAAACATGACCCTCCACCTGGAGGACTCTCTGACCCATGCCCTAGGCCGTTACCTTGACAACTGGAGCCGGAACTCCTCAAAGGCAGAACAGGCTCTGGACAACACTCTGGCAGAGGAGAACTTCAGGAACGTCGTTTGGTACCTGACATTGAATATCGGAATGTTTGCCTTCATCGTCGTGGCGATCCTGGCGAGCACGGTGAAGTTGAAGTGGCGCGAGCATTCGGACGACCCCTGCCACAAATACATTGAAGAGGACTGGACTGCACAGCTTCAACAGCAGAGTGGCGTCATAAACAACCCCACAGCCAACTAA